A part of Coregonus clupeaformis isolate EN_2021a unplaced genomic scaffold, ASM2061545v1 scaf0393, whole genome shotgun sequence genomic DNA contains:
- the LOC121580538 gene encoding ankyrin repeat and SOCS box protein 17 encodes MSDSDEDHTNGDDNVFLNLVARVIRKPLYRFPGQWGHETYEPRIYRTLGTVLRNATSEEFDAFITDFINFARTAHARLDMQFYMEFINVCTNTILHWVFARRGSADIVRKLMERTSVYLQDQTDNLAILWRCFTPIYSPSPMGGVTPLMFVAQNRQYDVLKVLLQYGMLERERRPTHIIVSVLFDPPRLEVLDERCHATVTRELRDCMALCFRVLSHVSVSDIEMQIVYGRKPLIEDWRDHIPPSRYRDPCELTHLCRMVVRTSLLARGRLPDGIKSLPLPTLLQGYLNLES; translated from the exons ATGTCGGATAGCGACGAAGACCACACCAACGGTGATGACAACGTTTTTCTCAACTTGGTCGCGCGCGTCATCCGGAAACCCCTCTACCGGTTTCCTGGGCAGTGGGGCCACGAGACCTACGAGCCGCGGATCTACAGAACTCTGGGTACCGTACTACGGAACGCGACCTCGGAAGAATTCGATGCCTTTATAACGGACTTCATCAATTTCGCGCGGACGGCTCATGCGCGCCTGGACATGCAGTTCTACATGGAGTTCATCAATGTGTGCACCAATACGATCCTCCACTGGGTGTTCGCGCGAAGGGGCAGCGCCGACATAGTCCGGAAGCTGATGGAGAGGACGTCGGTGTATCTGCAGGACCAGACTGACAACCTGGCCATACTATGGAG GTGTTTCACACCCATCTacagccccagccccatgggcGGGGTGACCCCACTGATGTTCGTGGCCCAGAACAGGCAGTATGACGTGCTGAAGGTGTTGCTGCAGTATGGGAtgctggagagggagaggagaccaaCCCACATCATCGTCTCGGTCCTGTTTGATCCACCGAGACTGGAGGTGCTGGATGAACGCTGTCACGCCACCGTCACTAGAGAACTCAGGGACTGTATGGCTCTCTGCTTCAGGGTGCTCAGCCATGTCTCCGTGTCTGATATAGAG ATGCAGATTGTGTACGGTCGTAAGCCCCTGATCGAAGACTGGAGAGATCACATCCCCCCAAGTCGCTACAGGGACCCCTGTGAACTGACCCACCTCTGCCGTATGGTGGTTCGGACCTCTCTGCTGGCCAGGGGCCGCTTACCGGACGGCATCAAGTCGCTACCTCTCCCTACACTCCTCCAAGGCTACCTCAACCTGGAGAGCTAA